TTGACCCAGTATTTATAGATGCGCATGGTGGAGTTCAGCCAAATACTCCAAATAATTATATTAATCTAAATGGAATGCCTGGTACGGGACCTTATGAGATCAGATCTGTTGGAGTAAGCTTCAGTAGTATAGTTCTAGTTGCTAATCCTAATTACTGGGCTATAAATCACACCGTCCCCCTCATAGCTGAACCTCCTCACATCAAGGTAATAGAGATATATTATGGATTAAGTCATACTGACAGAGTAGAGGAATTTCTATCTAATGGTGCTCAAATTACTTATGTGTCTATTCCATTCCTCAATCAAATTCTTGGAAGGCCACCTTATACTAACATAAGTAGTGTTTTCTATAATTTTGGCGTATTGCCTGGTGTTCAATTTATTTCAATGAACACAGAATTATATCCTACTAATATAACAGATTTGAGGCTAGCAATAGTTCATGCAATTAATTATAGTGAACTTTTGTCGCTGTTTAACTATAATGGGAAGATTTTAGCGATACTTCCTTTAGGCCCAATTAGTCCTCAGTACGGTCAATTATATAATCCTAATAATTTGCCCTTCTATTCATATAATTTATCATTAGCATTGCATTACTTAAATGAAGCTGGGTATGAAGGAAATTTCTACGTAGTATTGCCTAATGGTACAACGGTAGGTAATCCTAAGGGAAGTCAGCTACAAACATTACAAATTGTAGCATTAGCGCCAGTAACTCAATTAGAACAAGAGGAATTCAATATTATCACTCAAGATTTATCTCAAATAGGAATTTCAGTGTCTGTAAAATATGTTACATTTTCTATAATTGAGTCATACGCGACTCCTCAGTCTACACCAAACATGGTAGCAATAGGATGGACTCCGGATTGGCCCGATCCAGTATTTCAACAGCTAATGCCTTTGACTGACGTACAATTTGGTGGGGCTTCCGGAAATTTTGCGTGGGTTAACAATTCTCAATTACAGCAAATATATGAGAGTTTGCCGTTTATAACGAATACTACAGAACAAAGTAAAATTATAGGTGAAGTTTACAATATTATATATAACGAAGCACCATATATATGGTTGCCAGTACAATCTTCTTATTATATTATTCAACCTTATGTTAAGGGCGTAGTATTCACTGATGTTGATGGATACCTAATTTACTTTTACAATACTATGTATTATGCAAATAACAGCTAATCAATTAATCTTTTTTTATTTTTTAATATTCTTCCAGATATATAGTAAATTATTCACAATCTTTATTAAGTCTTCCGCGTTTTTCTTGAAATAGAGCTAGCTTCTGCTTTGCAGGCAACCTCACAATTTTCATGTAACTATAATTTCTCCATACATTCCCATTTCTGCATGTCCAGGATATTCGCATACGTAATAATAAACGCCGGGCTGGTTAAAGACCGTAGTGAAACTGAATTCGTAAGCTTGACCAGTATAATAATTCGCATAGGGTAACATGGGTGTTACACCCATTATATTCATCCTAATGTACATCATAGGATAATAGGGATATGGCGGAGGAACTGGTGTTATCGCTATGTTGTGAAGCATATCATCATCTAAATTGATGAAAAATACTTGAACCATGGAATCTCTTGGGATTATTAATGTCGGGTTAATCAGTCCATAAATTACAAATACGTCATGTTGGGCATAAGTAGGGGGAGATTGGCCAGTTAGATTTATGGCCCTTTCATGGCCCATTGCCAAGACAATTAGCACTATATTTGAGGATGTAAAAAGTAAAGTATTGTTATTAGGAAACACCTTAATGTAGCCTGGAATATTCCTCATCATTGAAATTGCGTCATTTATCGAAATGGTTCTTTCGTACATCGTTGCATATCCACCATAATATCCCATCATGTGATACATGCCAGGACCCATCATTCCTCCATATATTCCATAATATCCCATATATTGTAGTTGCTGATTGTAATATGTAACTGCGCTTCGTTGATATTGTAACGGAAAGTAATAAGTGTAATACGCATATCCCACAATACTTCCTACTATAATTGCAATGATAACTATTATTAGGAGTCTTTTAACTTCCATAAATCTTTATCTGAGCATAATAATAAAAAGTTTGTGCCTATTAAGGTATATTATCAAAAAATAGCTTGAATTACTAGATTATATGAAATATTACAACTAAATAAAATTAACTGAAAAACTATTAAATATAAACTTATTTGTTTTCTTTCAAACGTCATATAGGCTACACTCCACTAAAGATTGAATATAATGATACTCTTGTAGCAGTTCCCTGAAAATCCCTTCCAAGTTCATATTTACTGAAACTTTTTCGGTTCCACGCCAATAGGCTGATTGCTGAATTTCCCTATTAACGTAGATGACGTCGCTCACTTTCGTTTAAATTAATGGATGTCTCATTACGTTGAAATCCGTAAAGGCACTATTCTTAATAATTAACAACTTCGCTATAGTTTACCTAAAATTTTGGTATTATTAGTAGTAATAATGAAAATTGCATTATATTTCAAATAAAACTCATCATATCATCAAGTCCTATGTTATGATAATATTTGAATTTAACCTTTTGGATGTGAACTCGCTTCTTGATCTAGATAAACTATAAATTTTGCAGATTTATCCAACTCAAGTTAATTTAACAGAAATATATTAAAACAACTTTTAAGAAGTAGTAGCATATGGCAAATGTCAATATACTAAAGAACATTGAAAACCTTGTAATGTCGAAAAGGAATTTATTTCAGATTAAAAGTGAAGTTTATGAGGGCATAATAAAGGTTGACAGCTATGTCTTTAAAGATTTGAAAATAGAGTTCTATTATTGTGATGAAAGATTACGTCATGTTGTGATAAAAAGCCAAGATTTAAATATAACAATCAGTGAAGATACTACAAAAAGCGTAGATGAAGTTATAAGTTATCTTAAGCAAAAGTTAGAAAGTTAAACGTCTTTTTCCCTAAATTATCCACTTTTATCAACTTAAGAAATTTCAAAACTACATATGACAATTAAAATATTCATTTCTGAATCCGCGATTTACTAACTTATAGCTCACTTTGAGAGGGTATTTATAAACTATTGTATTTTAATGCGAGATCATTAAAATAGAAAGAGCACAATAGTGTGGGCATCATTTGGAAACTAGACGATAATTCTATGAATAGTCTTGATAATGAGAATAGCCTCAATTTTCAGAAAATCCACAAACTATGAGCACAATGTAAATTTTGAAAAAATACCTATTAACCTTAGAGTTTACAAATGTAATGCTTTTCATAGTCAGAGGAAACATCGTTTACAATTACTTAACGAGAGAAAGTATGATGGAAATTAATCGGTCTCAATTTCAATGAAAAAGACTATAACAAAAACCTATCCATCATCAAGTACTTTGTGGAGTTTTTCAAAACTTACGTCAATTTTTTACATCCTCTCAGTAGTAAAAAGAACGTTCTAAACAGATATCTTACAAATACCCCACAAAACAATCATAAAGACGTTTTATTGTATTTAGTGTAAAGCGAGTTTACCAGATTAACATATTCTTTATGTCTCTCTAAACCAAAATTTTCCTCTATTCTTTCGAACTCTTCATATATTAAATTATCCTCTTCGATAGTTATCAAATTTTCTGTCATGGGGAATAATACCGTATTCTCCTTATCGATATGTTCAGCTAACAGGGAAATAAGACTATCTAAACTCTTACGTAATTCATCGTATTCCTTATACCTCGTTTCAATTTGAGCTATTAAATCCCTTAGCTTATTATGTTCATACACCATTACGTGAATAGGTCCTCCAGCTAGGCCTTTTTGTTCCAGAAAATAAAATAGAGCTTTCTCTTCCTTAACATGGTGGCAGTCATCAACGAAATTCTTTATGAAACGTATTATACTTTTAATATCATCAATAGTATCATCTTTAACTTCAATCGTATTTAGAATGTTCAATGCTTTTAGTATTACTTCATGCTCTTCCTTTAACATTTTTATTGACTTGAGCATCAAACTACCTTATTTATTGAAATTATTATATCAAACCCCTAATAATTAAGGTCAATAATGAGGTAGTAGAAAAGATTATACAAGGTTTTCAAATATAAAAAGATACAAGCAGCTACAATAGCAGTTACGTAAATTTAATAGGTCAGGTAAGATGACGAATACCTTCACTAAATAATGAAGCAATCGTTAGCAGTGAGGATTCTTTAACACTCTGTGGGTT
The nucleotide sequence above comes from Sulfolobus tengchongensis. Encoded proteins:
- a CDS encoding ABC transporter substrate-binding protein, giving the protein MNKKVKLALSTSLVIAIIVIVLIGAIVGGVLYYLSSTHPSNHLSTTTSTFISTTSSFTTTSTTSSVTTTSLAPSNSSVLVDVSQTVAPDSLDPATDFLDQVEPLFYAIYQELVEPNGSNYLQVVPVIASNWSTNNYENWTFYLRPYVHFSDGVSVNASTVWFSFYRTILMGQPPGVADYIQILFNATVYTNTGYAIPWGVNNAIQNVTGLPTANNFTLTAQVLASILSHFNAANKTIQKIMEYPYQAVVVKGPYEVQINTLEPYKYFLLDIANSWGAIVDPVFIDAHGGVQPNTPNNYINLNGMPGTGPYEIRSVGVSFSSIVLVANPNYWAINHTVPLIAEPPHIKVIEIYYGLSHTDRVEEFLSNGAQITYVSIPFLNQILGRPPYTNISSVFYNFGVLPGVQFISMNTELYPTNITDLRLAIVHAINYSELLSLFNYNGKILAILPLGPISPQYGQLYNPNNLPFYSYNLSLALHYLNEAGYEGNFYVVLPNGTTVGNPKGSQLQTLQIVALAPVTQLEQEEFNIITQDLSQIGISVSVKYVTFSIIESYATPQSTPNMVAIGWTPDWPDPVFQQLMPLTDVQFGGASGNFAWVNNSQLQQIYESLPFITNTTEQSKIIGEVYNIIYNEAPYIWLPVQSSYYIIQPYVKGVVFTDVDGYLIYFYNTMYYANNS
- a CDS encoding plastocyanin/azurin family copper-binding protein; the encoded protein is MEVKRLLIIVIIAIIVGSIVGYAYYTYYFPLQYQRSAVTYYNQQLQYMGYYGIYGGMMGPGMYHMMGYYGGYATMYERTISINDAISMMRNIPGYIKVFPNNNTLLFTSSNIVLIVLAMGHERAINLTGQSPPTYAQHDVFVIYGLINPTLIIPRDSMVQVFFINLDDDMLHNIAITPVPPPYPYYPMMYIRMNIMGVTPMLPYANYYTGQAYEFSFTTVFNQPGVYYYVCEYPGHAEMGMYGEIIVT
- a CDS encoding hemerythrin domain-containing protein yields the protein MLKSIKMLKEEHEVILKALNILNTIEVKDDTIDDIKSIIRFIKNFVDDCHHVKEEKALFYFLEQKGLAGGPIHVMVYEHNKLRDLIAQIETRYKEYDELRKSLDSLISLLAEHIDKENTVLFPMTENLITIEEDNLIYEEFERIEENFGLERHKEYVNLVNSLYTKYNKTSL